The following coding sequences lie in one Rhodopirellula bahusiensis genomic window:
- a CDS encoding HAD family hydrolase: MIDAIIFDLFGTLIHLPRDTNPYLQLCRAIGDSSRLRESLVVDAPTLADFCDHLGVSHPPNLPDIQRDLDANIDRAETFPESLAALQTLRERGLRVALISNLASPYKRAVVRLDLESYFDTILYSCDIGIAKPDPDIYRDALTKLNATAESTLMVGDSQRSDVDGPMAVGIRGFLIDRSGQSSGDSVLRALTDVTSYLGS; encoded by the coding sequence ATGATTGACGCCATAATCTTTGACCTGTTCGGCACGCTTATTCATCTTCCACGCGACACGAATCCATATCTCCAGCTCTGTCGCGCAATTGGTGATTCAAGCCGTTTACGCGAATCACTCGTTGTGGATGCTCCGACATTGGCGGACTTTTGCGATCATCTTGGCGTTTCACATCCTCCGAACCTGCCTGACATCCAACGCGACCTTGATGCGAACATCGACCGCGCCGAGACTTTCCCCGAATCGTTGGCTGCGCTCCAAACACTTCGTGAACGCGGTTTACGCGTGGCTTTGATCTCCAACCTCGCGTCGCCGTATAAACGCGCCGTTGTCCGACTCGACCTCGAATCGTACTTTGACACCATTCTGTATTCCTGCGACATCGGAATCGCGAAACCTGACCCTGATATCTACCGCGATGCCCTCACGAAACTCAACGCGACTGCCGAATCAACGCTGATGGTCGGCGACAGCCAGCGATCAGACGTGGATGGGCCGATGGCGGTCGGCATTCGTGGGTTTCTGATCGACCGAAGTGGACAATCTTCTGGCGATTCGGTCTTGCGGGCGTTAACTGATGTCACGTCCTATCTGGGTTCATGA
- a CDS encoding nucleotidyltransferase — translation MFNPDFKDMLLALSDAKIDFLLVGAYAVAAHGHPRATGDLDLWVRPDAETAPKVYRVLAEFGAPLHDLTVDDLATPGMVFQIGVEPSRIDILTAISGVAFDDAWENKLHLELDDIKLNVIGRDDLIVNKRACGRPKDIADAETLDPSDS, via the coding sequence TTGTTCAATCCCGACTTCAAAGACATGTTGCTCGCGTTGTCCGACGCGAAAATTGATTTCCTACTTGTTGGTGCTTACGCTGTCGCTGCCCATGGCCATCCACGTGCAACCGGCGACCTCGATCTTTGGGTTCGTCCCGACGCTGAAACTGCGCCAAAAGTATATCGTGTTCTCGCCGAATTTGGCGCACCATTACATGACCTAACCGTTGATGACCTGGCAACGCCCGGGATGGTCTTTCAAATTGGTGTTGAACCTTCTCGGATTGACATACTGACTGCTATCTCTGGCGTAGCTTTTGATGATGCATGGGAGAACAAGCTGCACCTTGAACTGGATGATATCAAACTGAATGTCATTGGGCGCGATGATCTGATCGTCAACAAACGGGCCTGCGGACGTCCTAAAGATATCGCGGATGCCGAGACCCTTGATCCAAGCGATTCCTAA
- a CDS encoding type II toxin-antitoxin system RelE/ParE family toxin — protein MTKSSRGSNRGRNSLDPRIGYLAREDHEHIAEDNPTAALDVARGIYAKIQLLRTFPRLGGRYMPIADREVREILYGHYRIPYLVASEDRVEILGIFHGAMKIEDYLQ, from the coding sequence ATGACGAAGTCAAGCAGAGGATCGAATCGTGGCAGAAATAGTCTGGACCCACGAATCGGCTACTTGGCTCGAGAAGATCACGAACATATCGCAGAGGACAATCCGACCGCCGCATTGGATGTTGCGCGTGGAATATACGCGAAGATTCAATTGTTGCGAACGTTCCCTCGATTGGGCGGACGCTACATGCCGATTGCAGACCGTGAAGTTCGCGAGATTCTTTACGGACACTACCGAATACCATACCTCGTCGCCAGCGAAGACCGTGTTGAGATACTCGGGATTTTTCACGGTGCAATGAAGATTGAGGACTATCTCCAGTAA